A DNA window from Streptomyces sp. 71268 contains the following coding sequences:
- a CDS encoding SDR family NAD(P)-dependent oxidoreductase encodes MTEHVRYWTPQWQPTPAAHPARADAPRASGHILALTPREDAEQALRRAVARHDADATLHVVRTADQLVPALRTHPLPGRVLIWHGPATAEDAGDVEGAHAAEREYFLLHELTQALLRARPEHDVRLVHAFTEGTDGTEGASPRHAAVGAFARVVALEKPTFDYRSVALTPRSADAAATTLLAELDRPSEAAQVRYDGEHRTVRGLVALPTPPAATVGPGPVRPGATYLITGGLGGLGLIFARELARRAPVRLVLSGRRPLDERGRAALAQLASGGTQAQYVQADVSSADGVATLVSQARSAFGPLAGVVHSAGVIQDSFLLKKTHEEAAAVLAAKVRGTALLDTALRDEPLDFFVLFSSLAGTLGNLGQADYGFANAYLDQYARRREALRRRGLRSGRSLAIGWPLWQGVGAMHAADGAEERARDELGLHPLTAGEGVDAFFTALTSDAPQVVVVKGEPRTWEALERGPRAPQASARQAAPAPVAAAEETDPVLRGRTRDHLVRLVSRYTKLPTSEIRPDTSFGRYGVESILIIGMTQELEEDLGPLAKTLFFEYDSVNDLTDHLVRTRAPQLRAHFGLAPAAPAEPAPHPAPAAAPEPTAPAAPATPAKALSGKWALLQARGRAEQPVAEPSAADHPVAERPRPVAPRPDARRDSAQRDLTQQDIAIIGLAGRYPGADDLDAFWENLRTGTDSVTEVPRRRWDHSALYAPERGRPGTTYSRRGGFLDGVELFDPLFFNIPPIEAEFLDPQERLFLETSYQTIEDAGYAPEALAGKKVGVYAGVMFGLYQLLATDKHGGWLNGNSSYASVANRVSYFFDFHGPSMTVDTMCSSSLVAIHQACAAIRSGECELALAGGVNVMSHPAKYIQLGQGGFLSSDGRCRAFGEGGDGYVPGEGVGAVLLKPLHQAIADGDHVHAVIKGSAVNAGGRTSGYSVPNPQAQAEVIGEALARADVDPRSISYVEAHGTGTSLGDPIEITGLTKAYRRFTQDQQFCAIGSVKSNIGHLESAAGIAALTKVILQMRHRQLVPSLHTTPLNPLIDFPETPFAVQRGLQDWQAPVGPDGRGLPRRAGISAFGAGGTNAHLIVEEPPAQPAHPDDAPREHLFVLSAQQQDGLRAAAQRLLAHLDRQVDPAPAARPAAEIPTALTPDAVREETRAAVANALGLRPADVADDEPYADQGLGAYELVACHEELQERLGLSFPTEVLHEQPTVARTAAHLADLCGARQAPEPAARPAAAAPALSLADLAYTLQTGRAAMAERLAVRAGDLAGLRQGLRAYLEGRPDAPGVWSGSTEDHDRRLHSLLRHDVTQKYTRQLLAEGRLDETAEMWVMGADADWAPLWQAQRRRRLPLPTYPFAREVHWVIPVGPDDPLVPATALAAASGGPVAVPAATPAPALPVVPRPAPAAAPVAAPLSGDALHAIVLEDVKRRFSEVLKIPVGRLRAHSTFEDYGVDSVRITQLNRALEAHYGPLPTSLLFTYKDLESLARHLATTSAARELGAPAAVATTPAPLSPAPAAPPAQAGAAPAGSGDIAIIGLSGRYPQAPTLAEFAANLAAGRDAITEIPAERWDHRDFPDVDCRWGGFLDDALAFDPGFFNLSPGAAAYMDPQERLFLQAVWHCLEDAGHTPESLADPEAGDRRGNVAVFAGVTFNEYGLYGAADLAAGKDVPIDSQLYSVANRVSYLLNLRGPSLVVDTACSSSLYAIHLACEALRHGEAEVAIAGGVNLSLHPSKYLTLGMFNFLSADGHCKSFGEGGNGYVPGEGVGAVLLKPLAQAEADGDHVYGVIKGTAVNHGGKTNGYTVPNPVAQAEVVRAALARAGVEPGGVSYLEAHGTGTSLGDSIEIEALATAFDGFPEDGRHCAIGSVKSNIGHLEAAAGISQVTKVLLQMREGRLFPSRLNSERLNPDIDFDRTPFRVQLEAEPWQPPQGQPRRAGVSSFGVGGVNVHLVLEEYTGQPRPAAATGGPHLVPLSARTPEALARYAAALHAHLDGCAPDARPELADVAYTLQTGRRPQRHRVAFSATDHADLAAQLKGFVADGRAETARERLDETGRQWLDGADVDFEAAWRGRPARRVSLPGYPFERDTHWLYEGAVRVTATEPAAALPAPADAEPGGVDHAFLGQLAEAFRGERLELMAGYLQHRVAGLLGFADGRLPETDRGFFELGMDSITSTQMHNLLERLFGQSLDLQLIFNYPTINDVAAYLLDLLDQAGGQVAGERSPAPRAAEDTDAPVWLFTRDWVETHASAARQAGGTVVLLDTGEKLRSALLGLPAGERPEHVVLVRPGERGFRAVGPDEFELDPLARDGYERLFAALAERDLTVDRIIHHWSAAGSDADPDRIEAGLHQGVYALTALSQAVLAKLPGQRVRLVYAYASRAGAAAPESQGIGGFARAARMESPLLVYKTVEFTRANLSRARMAAALMAEFGHDDADVELRHSGTRRWTRCFHPVPAGEIEAARPRFGAGGVYLITGGPGGLAGLFARYLSEEHRARVVLVGRREADAEKLAELASWGRDGGEAVYLRADIGDRRAVTDLVAEVRGRFGPITGLIHSAGALRDGSLQNKRPEEMAEVFRAKVFGTRYLDEALRDEPLELFVMFSSLAAVLGNFGQSDYCFANSYLDAFAEYRAKQCERGERAGDTLSLNWSFWRTGGMETSETILTWMRNTLGTVVLEGPEGWQALRTGVGLDHPQVVTVKGDIEKITRMLGVPAREVEATLPVGAPTEQGAEAPAGAASVDEAPVPTHPDGLDGLAGGDGLEGLDAASSGLDGMGEDDLVALLRKEIELSENEGLDVS; translated from the coding sequence ATGACCGAGCACGTCCGGTACTGGACCCCCCAGTGGCAGCCCACCCCTGCCGCGCACCCCGCGCGGGCCGACGCCCCCCGCGCGAGCGGCCACATCCTGGCCCTCACCCCGCGGGAGGACGCCGAGCAGGCCCTCCGCCGAGCGGTGGCCCGGCACGACGCCGACGCCACGCTGCACGTGGTGCGCACGGCCGACCAACTGGTGCCGGCGCTGCGCACGCACCCGCTGCCGGGCCGCGTCCTGATCTGGCACGGGCCCGCCACGGCCGAGGACGCCGGTGACGTCGAGGGCGCGCACGCCGCCGAGCGGGAGTACTTCCTGCTGCACGAGCTGACCCAGGCCCTGCTGCGCGCGCGGCCGGAACACGACGTGCGACTCGTACACGCCTTCACCGAGGGCACCGACGGCACCGAGGGCGCCAGCCCCCGGCACGCCGCCGTCGGCGCCTTCGCCCGGGTCGTCGCCCTGGAGAAGCCCACCTTCGACTACCGCAGCGTCGCCCTCACCCCGCGCTCGGCGGATGCCGCCGCCACCACGCTGCTCGCCGAGCTCGACCGGCCGAGCGAGGCGGCGCAGGTCCGCTACGACGGCGAACACCGCACCGTACGCGGCCTCGTCGCACTGCCCACGCCGCCAGCCGCCACCGTGGGCCCGGGACCGGTGCGCCCCGGCGCCACGTACCTGATCACCGGCGGGCTCGGCGGGCTCGGCCTCATCTTCGCGCGCGAACTGGCCCGGCGCGCGCCGGTGCGCCTGGTGCTCAGCGGGCGCCGCCCGCTGGACGAGCGGGGTCGCGCCGCCCTGGCCCAGTTGGCCAGCGGCGGTACGCAGGCGCAGTACGTCCAGGCCGACGTCAGCTCGGCCGACGGCGTGGCGACGCTGGTGAGCCAGGCCCGCAGCGCGTTCGGGCCGTTGGCCGGCGTCGTGCACTCGGCGGGCGTCATCCAGGACTCGTTCCTGCTGAAGAAGACCCACGAGGAGGCGGCGGCCGTGCTCGCCGCCAAGGTCCGTGGCACGGCCCTGCTCGACACCGCGCTGCGCGACGAGCCGCTCGACTTCTTCGTGCTCTTCTCCTCGCTCGCCGGCACGCTCGGCAACCTCGGCCAGGCCGACTACGGCTTCGCCAACGCCTACCTCGACCAGTACGCGCGCCGGCGCGAGGCGCTGCGCCGGCGCGGGCTGCGCTCCGGCCGGAGCCTGGCCATCGGCTGGCCGCTGTGGCAGGGCGTGGGCGCCATGCACGCGGCGGACGGCGCCGAGGAGCGGGCCAGGGACGAGTTGGGCCTGCACCCGCTGACCGCCGGCGAGGGCGTCGACGCCTTCTTCACCGCGCTGACCAGCGACGCCCCGCAGGTCGTGGTCGTCAAGGGCGAACCGCGCACCTGGGAGGCGCTGGAGCGCGGGCCTCGGGCCCCGCAGGCCAGCGCCCGGCAGGCGGCCCCGGCGCCCGTCGCGGCCGCCGAGGAGACCGACCCGGTGCTGCGCGGCCGCACCCGCGACCACCTGGTGCGCCTGGTCTCCCGCTACACCAAGCTGCCCACCTCCGAGATCAGGCCGGACACCTCGTTCGGCCGCTACGGCGTCGAGTCCATCCTCATCATCGGGATGACCCAGGAGTTGGAGGAGGACCTGGGCCCGCTCGCCAAGACGCTGTTCTTCGAGTACGACAGCGTCAACGACCTCACCGACCACCTCGTACGCACCAGGGCGCCCCAGCTCCGCGCCCACTTCGGGCTCGCCCCGGCGGCCCCCGCCGAGCCCGCGCCGCACCCGGCCCCGGCCGCCGCCCCCGAGCCCACCGCCCCGGCGGCCCCGGCCACCCCCGCCAAGGCGCTGTCCGGCAAGTGGGCCCTGCTCCAGGCGCGCGGCCGGGCCGAGCAACCCGTGGCCGAACCGTCAGCCGCCGACCACCCCGTGGCCGAGCGCCCCCGCCCCGTCGCACCGCGACCGGACGCCCGGCGGGACAGCGCCCAGCGCGACCTCACCCAGCAGGACATCGCCATCATCGGCCTGGCCGGCCGCTACCCGGGCGCCGACGACCTCGACGCCTTCTGGGAGAACCTGCGCACCGGCACCGACAGCGTCACCGAGGTCCCGCGCCGCCGCTGGGACCACAGCGCCCTCTACGCCCCGGAGCGCGGCAGGCCCGGCACCACCTACAGCCGGCGGGGCGGCTTCCTGGACGGCGTGGAACTCTTCGACCCGCTGTTCTTCAACATCCCGCCGATCGAGGCCGAGTTCCTCGACCCGCAGGAGCGCCTGTTCCTGGAGACCTCCTACCAGACCATCGAGGACGCCGGGTACGCGCCCGAGGCGCTCGCCGGCAAGAAGGTCGGCGTCTACGCCGGCGTCATGTTCGGCCTCTACCAACTCCTGGCCACCGACAAGCACGGCGGCTGGCTCAACGGCAACTCCTCGTACGCCTCGGTCGCCAACCGCGTCTCGTACTTCTTCGACTTCCACGGCCCGAGCATGACGGTCGACACCATGTGCTCGTCCTCGCTGGTCGCCATCCACCAGGCGTGCGCCGCCATCCGTAGCGGCGAGTGCGAACTCGCCCTGGCCGGCGGCGTCAACGTGATGTCCCACCCGGCCAAGTACATCCAACTCGGCCAGGGCGGCTTCCTCTCCAGCGACGGCCGCTGCCGCGCCTTCGGCGAGGGCGGCGACGGATACGTACCGGGCGAGGGCGTCGGCGCCGTACTGCTCAAGCCGCTGCACCAGGCCATCGCCGACGGCGACCACGTACACGCCGTCATCAAGGGCTCAGCCGTCAACGCCGGCGGCCGGACCAGCGGCTACTCGGTGCCCAACCCTCAGGCGCAGGCCGAGGTGATCGGCGAGGCGCTCGCCCGGGCGGACGTGGACCCACGCTCCATCTCCTACGTCGAGGCACACGGCACCGGCACGTCCCTCGGCGACCCCATCGAGATCACCGGGCTGACCAAGGCGTACCGGCGGTTCACCCAGGACCAGCAGTTCTGCGCGATCGGCTCGGTCAAGTCGAACATCGGCCACCTGGAGTCAGCGGCCGGCATCGCGGCGCTGACCAAGGTCATCCTCCAGATGCGGCACCGCCAGCTCGTCCCCTCGCTGCACACCACGCCCCTGAACCCGCTCATCGACTTCCCCGAGACGCCCTTCGCCGTCCAACGCGGGCTCCAGGACTGGCAGGCGCCGGTGGGCCCGGACGGCCGCGGCCTGCCGCGCCGCGCCGGGATCAGCGCCTTCGGCGCGGGCGGCACCAACGCCCACCTCATCGTCGAGGAGCCCCCGGCCCAGCCCGCGCACCCCGACGACGCGCCCCGCGAGCACCTCTTCGTGCTCTCCGCGCAACAGCAGGACGGGCTGCGGGCCGCCGCCCAGCGACTCCTGGCCCACCTGGACCGGCAGGTCGACCCGGCCCCGGCCGCCAGGCCGGCGGCCGAGATCCCCACGGCCCTGACGCCCGACGCGGTGCGCGAGGAGACCCGGGCCGCGGTGGCCAACGCCCTCGGCCTGCGCCCCGCCGACGTCGCCGACGACGAGCCGTACGCCGACCAGGGCCTGGGCGCCTACGAGTTGGTCGCCTGCCACGAGGAACTACAGGAGCGGTTGGGGCTGAGCTTCCCGACCGAGGTGCTGCACGAGCAGCCCACCGTCGCCCGCACCGCCGCCCACCTGGCCGACCTGTGCGGCGCGCGGCAGGCACCCGAGCCCGCCGCGCGGCCGGCCGCCGCCGCGCCGGCGCTGTCCCTGGCCGACCTGGCGTACACGTTGCAGACCGGGCGCGCGGCGATGGCCGAGCGACTGGCCGTGCGCGCCGGCGACCTGGCCGGGCTGCGCCAGGGGTTGCGCGCCTACCTGGAAGGCCGGCCGGACGCGCCCGGCGTGTGGAGTGGCTCGACCGAGGACCACGACCGCCGGCTGCACTCACTCCTGCGGCATGACGTCACCCAGAAGTACACCCGCCAACTCCTCGCGGAGGGGCGGCTGGACGAGACCGCCGAGATGTGGGTCATGGGCGCCGACGCCGACTGGGCACCGCTGTGGCAGGCCCAGCGGCGCCGCCGACTGCCGCTGCCGACCTACCCGTTCGCCCGCGAGGTGCACTGGGTGATCCCGGTCGGCCCGGACGACCCGCTGGTGCCCGCCACGGCGCTGGCCGCCGCGTCCGGTGGGCCGGTCGCGGTCCCGGCCGCGACGCCCGCGCCCGCGCTGCCCGTGGTCCCGCGCCCCGCGCCGGCCGCCGCGCCCGTGGCCGCGCCGCTGAGCGGCGACGCGTTGCACGCCATCGTCCTGGAGGACGTCAAGCGCCGCTTCTCCGAGGTGCTCAAGATCCCCGTCGGTCGGCTGAGGGCGCACTCGACGTTCGAGGACTACGGCGTCGACTCCGTGCGCATCACCCAGCTCAACCGGGCCCTTGAGGCGCACTACGGCCCGCTGCCCACGTCACTGCTGTTCACCTACAAGGACCTGGAGTCCCTGGCCCGCCACCTGGCGACCACCAGCGCCGCGCGGGAACTGGGCGCGCCGGCCGCCGTGGCCACCACGCCGGCCCCGCTCTCGCCGGCGCCCGCCGCACCGCCCGCGCAGGCAGGCGCCGCCCCGGCGGGCTCCGGGGACATCGCCATCATCGGCCTCAGCGGGCGCTACCCGCAGGCGCCGACGCTCGCGGAGTTCGCGGCCAACCTGGCCGCGGGCCGGGACGCCATCACCGAGATCCCGGCCGAGCGCTGGGACCACCGCGACTTCCCGGACGTGGACTGCCGCTGGGGCGGCTTCCTCGACGACGCGCTCGCCTTCGACCCGGGCTTCTTCAACCTCTCGCCGGGCGCCGCCGCCTACATGGACCCGCAGGAGCGGCTGTTCCTCCAGGCCGTCTGGCACTGCCTGGAGGACGCGGGTCACACCCCCGAGTCCCTGGCCGACCCGGAGGCCGGCGACCGGCGCGGCAACGTGGCCGTCTTCGCCGGCGTCACGTTCAACGAGTACGGGCTGTACGGCGCGGCCGACCTGGCCGCCGGCAAGGACGTGCCGATCGACTCGCAGTTGTACTCGGTGGCCAACCGCGTCTCCTACCTGCTGAACCTGCGCGGCCCCAGCCTGGTCGTGGACACCGCCTGCTCCTCCTCGCTGTACGCCATCCACCTGGCCTGCGAGGCGCTGCGGCACGGGGAGGCCGAGGTCGCCATCGCCGGCGGCGTCAACCTGAGCCTGCACCCCAGCAAGTACCTGACCCTTGGCATGTTCAACTTCCTCTCCGCCGACGGCCACTGCAAGAGCTTCGGCGAGGGCGGCAACGGCTACGTGCCCGGCGAGGGCGTGGGCGCCGTACTCCTCAAGCCCCTCGCCCAGGCAGAGGCCGACGGCGACCACGTCTACGGCGTCATCAAGGGCACCGCCGTCAACCACGGAGGCAAGACCAACGGCTACACCGTGCCCAACCCGGTCGCCCAGGCCGAGGTGGTCCGGGCCGCCCTGGCCAGAGCCGGGGTGGAGCCGGGCGGCGTCAGCTACCTGGAGGCGCACGGCACCGGCACCTCACTCGGCGACAGCATCGAGATCGAGGCACTGGCCACCGCGTTCGACGGCTTCCCCGAGGACGGGCGGCACTGCGCCATCGGCTCGGTCAAGTCCAACATCGGCCACCTGGAGGCCGCCGCCGGCATCTCCCAGGTCACCAAGGTCCTGTTGCAGATGCGCGAGGGGCGGCTGTTCCCCAGCCGGCTCAACTCCGAGCGCCTCAACCCGGACATCGACTTCGACCGCACGCCGTTCCGGGTCCAGTTGGAAGCCGAGCCCTGGCAGCCTCCGCAGGGCCAGCCGCGACGCGCCGGCGTCAGCTCCTTCGGGGTGGGCGGCGTCAACGTCCACCTGGTCCTAGAGGAGTACACCGGGCAGCCGCGCCCCGCGGCGGCGACCGGCGGACCGCACCTGGTGCCGCTGTCCGCCCGCACCCCCGAGGCGCTGGCCCGCTACGCCGCCGCCCTCCACGCCCACCTGGACGGGTGTGCGCCGGACGCGCGGCCCGAGCTGGCCGACGTGGCGTACACGCTCCAGACCGGCCGCCGGCCCCAGCGGCACCGCGTCGCCTTCTCGGCCACCGACCACGCCGACCTCGCCGCCCAGTTGAAGGGCTTCGTGGCCGACGGGCGGGCCGAGACGGCGCGCGAGCGGCTCGACGAGACGGGCCGGCAGTGGCTCGACGGCGCCGACGTGGACTTCGAGGCCGCCTGGCGCGGACGCCCGGCCCGCCGCGTGTCGCTGCCCGGCTACCCCTTCGAGCGGGACACCCACTGGCTGTACGAGGGCGCGGTGCGGGTCACCGCGACGGAGCCGGCCGCCGCGCTGCCGGCCCCGGCCGACGCGGAGCCCGGCGGCGTGGACCACGCGTTCCTGGGCCAACTGGCCGAGGCGTTCCGGGGTGAGCGCCTGGAGCTGATGGCGGGCTACCTCCAGCACCGGGTCGCCGGCCTGCTCGGCTTCGCCGACGGCCGGCTGCCCGAGACCGACCGCGGCTTCTTCGAGCTGGGCATGGACTCCATCACGTCCACGCAGATGCACAACCTGCTTGAGCGCCTGTTCGGCCAGAGCCTGGACCTGCAACTCATCTTCAACTACCCGACGATCAACGACGTGGCCGCCTACCTCCTCGACCTGCTCGACCAGGCCGGCGGACAGGTGGCCGGCGAGCGGTCCCCCGCGCCCCGGGCCGCCGAGGACACGGACGCGCCCGTGTGGCTGTTCACCCGGGACTGGGTCGAGACCCACGCCAGCGCGGCGCGCCAGGCCGGGGGCACGGTCGTGCTCCTGGACACCGGCGAGAAGCTGCGCTCGGCCCTGCTGGGCCTGCCGGCCGGCGAGCGCCCCGAGCACGTGGTCCTGGTCCGCCCCGGCGAGCGCGGGTTCCGCGCCGTCGGCCCGGACGAGTTCGAGCTGGACCCGCTGGCGCGGGACGGCTACGAGCGCCTGTTCGCGGCGCTGGCCGAGCGTGACCTGACCGTGGACCGGATCATCCACCACTGGTCGGCCGCCGGCTCCGACGCCGACCCGGACCGCATCGAGGCCGGCCTGCACCAGGGCGTCTACGCCCTGACCGCCCTCAGCCAGGCCGTGCTTGCCAAGCTGCCGGGGCAGCGGGTGCGCCTGGTGTACGCGTACGCCTCGCGCGCCGGGGCTGCGGCGCCGGAGAGTCAGGGCATCGGCGGCTTCGCGCGGGCCGCCCGCATGGAGAGCCCGCTGCTGGTCTACAAGACGGTCGAGTTCACCCGCGCCAACCTCAGCCGGGCCCGGATGGCCGCCGCGCTGATGGCCGAGTTCGGCCACGACGACGCGGACGTGGAGCTGCGGCACAGTGGCACCCGCCGCTGGACCCGCTGCTTCCACCCGGTGCCGGCCGGCGAGATCGAGGCCGCCAGGCCCCGGTTCGGCGCCGGCGGCGTCTACCTGATCACCGGTGGCCCCGGCGGCCTGGCCGGCCTCTTCGCCCGCTACCTGAGCGAGGAGCACCGGGCCAGGGTCGTGCTGGTCGGCCGCCGCGAGGCGGACGCCGAGAAGCTGGCCGAACTCGCCTCCTGGGGCCGGGACGGCGGCGAGGCCGTCTACCTGCGGGCCGACATCGGCGACCGGCGGGCGGTCACGGACCTGGTCGCCGAGGTGCGCGGGCGGTTCGGACCGATCACCGGCCTGATCCACTCGGCCGGCGCGCTGCGGGACGGTTCGCTCCAGAACAAGCGCCCCGAGGAGATGGCCGAGGTCTTCAGGGCCAAGGTGTTCGGCACCCGGTACCTGGACGAGGCGCTGCGGGACGAGCCCCTGGAACTCTTCGTGATGTTCTCCTCGCTGGCGGCGGTCCTCGGCAACTTCGGGCAGAGCGACTACTGCTTCGCCAACAGCTACCTGGACGCCTTCGCCGAGTACCGCGCGAAGCAGTGCGAGCGCGGCGAGCGGGCGGGAGACACGCTCTCGCTGAACTGGTCGTTCTGGCGCACCGGCGGCATGGAGACCAGCGAGACGATCCTGACCTGGATGCGCAACACGCTGGGCACGGTCGTCCTGGAGGGCCCCGAGGGCTGGCAGGCGCTGCGTACCGGCGTCGGCCTGGACCATCCGCAGGTCGTCACGGTCAAGGGCGACATCGAGAAGATCACCCGCATGCTGGGCGTCCCGGCCCGGGAGGTCGAGGCCACGCTGCCGGTGGGAGCGCCGACCGAGCAGGGCGCCGAGGCGCCGGCCGGCGCGGCCTCCGTCGACGAGGCGCCGGTCCCCACCCACCCGGACGGCCTGGACGGCCTGGCCGGTGGGGACGGCCTGGAGGGCCTGGACGCCGCGTCGTCCGGCCTGGACGGCATGGGCGAGGACGACCTCGTCGCCCTGCTGCGGAAGGAAATCGAGCTGAGTGAGAACGAGGGGCTGGATGTTTCATGA